TAttgtattttgtagttttgatttgctcgggttTAGCAAATAATAagattgggggtatttgatagacgcatttatgtgtctattttgttctcaatgttctgtattgttagactcgattaagtacttattgtgttattttgtgttattttaggaaattttagagaaataagcccttgcggcgaaattggctcaaaaagtggtgttttacatcccggagaaaattactaaaggcaccccagaaatgcaccggaaacgccccagaaatgtgcttgaggaacccagaaaaattactatttccaccccaattgctattcgcaccccagctctggttaaggggcacccttcttctcaaattcaaaaataaattttggcgggaaattttctttatacactggtagattttccaatcgatttttgaaggtatTATAAGGatattaaatcgctgaaacttaatgggtatatgtgatatggatataagaagatattgtggtggttgggatcgatcaaatttggccagataatcgattctcaattaaagcaggaaagaagagatatcggttaaacttggaaagaaaattacataaagatgctgcatgggttgtggaagttaagtgcagatattctcctaggttgcatatcaacagattgtggaaattatcaagacaattaacgcatgcagagaaagaaaattagaaattattcccaagaataattttcctttactgtgaagattttgaggaattcacggcgagatttgatgcgcctggaatgtataaataggagatacatgagtcctagaaggggtgtcgagagtttggggttgagaggagagctcaggaggcatgaatcaagagttttcagaactctgttgctgctgctcctgctgctcgtgaagaacagggaaacggcgacggtttattcatccgtcgtaatagtttcttcaactggttgtaacagtttcttcaactggattgcaacttttatcttcattttaacagtttcttcatcctcttttgcaacatttatcttcagatttgtaacgattatcttcagcataacagttgagacttgaaacactcggtctgtaacgcatatgcgatgttgcagatttcctgtttcattgttttctcttcttgtaaataccaattgagcttaataaaatattttgagaggtatttcaccatgatgagctaaacccaacattgggacaacggaggaggcaattttcgtcattctggtaaatttaatttattctttttatgacttttgcattgatttaaaattgaaaaatgattttgattaattagttatcattttatttgatgcggcatgcttgcttaaatgtttgatgtcccatgcttacgatttataactaatattctgagaatctatattggcaaaataagagtccgtacattttatgttttgagcgataattgttaaggataaataaaatgtaccatatgcatgagaattggccaagtccttagtcccagtaactctctaccaatttgtcaatatttgtatatatatttattttctaaaaaattatccttcacaagtctgagagttttaaccttattactacaacccccattaaatcattAAACATTTATTATTTTGAGCTGCCCATTCTAGAGCACACAAAGTTCCCATGACTTCAGCAACAAAGTTTGTTGTAATTCCAAGACCTCCACTTTCTGCCGTTATGAACTGACCTGAGCAATTCCTAACAATGAAACCATAACCAGAAAGTCCAGGATTACCTCTTGAAGCTCCATCACAGCAAAGCAAAATAGTATTTTCATCAGGTAGATGGACATAGTATTCAATGATCTTGGGAATTTACATTTTTCAGTACTTAATATCAAAAAAATGCAGGATAAGAATGTCATAGTTTGAGTTATTTTTATAACCTCTGAGCCTTATCTCACTGTCCTTGACAATTCTGAGTATCCTCTTTTTTGCACTCTGCACCTCAGGAATTACATTCTCAAAAAAAAGCCTTGTTCCTTGTGAACCAAATATCCACCATCACATTAAAAGCAGCAATAATCCAGATTTCTTGCACCACTGAACTCTTGGATTTTCCATAGGACAGTATATCTTCAAAAGATTTGGGATTCTTGAAAGCAAAAATGCCTCCAAGCCAGCTCTAAAGACTCTGACCATATTTACAAAACCACAAAAGATGTGCTGTAGAGTCCTGATACTCTTGACAAATATAACATCTTGAAACATTTTGAAATCCTCTTTTatttagattttcatcagtagCACATGCTCCCCTTGTAATCTTCCAGATATTACTACAAGTTGAAGGGTGAACACTCTTATTCCAAATATGTTTAGACCATCTTAATTTGGGTAATTTTGTTCTGATTATTGAAACTGCACCAGCCACAGTAAAAGTACGATTCTGTGAAGTCCATATCAATTTATCTTCACCAGTTGATATATTAGGTAGATCAGAAATAGAAAAAAATTGCAGCATCTCTTCAGGGATCACCCATTGATGATTAACAATCAAACTACTCACCTTCATGTTGCGGTGTTGTTTAATGTAGGCATTATCAGGTAAGGATTTGACAATGCTATGCTCCAATATCCAATTATCCATCCAAACTGATATTTTTTGACCATTGCCTACTATCCATCTTGTATGCTCATTGAAATCCTAAAGTACCCATTTGATTCCAGGCCAAATAGAAGAATGTTTATAATATGTAATCCAACAatcatttttatctttatatttagcAAGGAAGAACCTTGCCCATTCTTCATCAGAACTTAAAATTCTCCATAAAAGTTTCATAAGGAGTGCTTTGTTTATATCTTCAAATTTCCTTATTCCTATACCCCCTTCTTCTAAAGGAGAGCAAACTTGATCCCAAGATATAGTGACAGATTTCCTATCTTCAACATTACCACTCCAAAGGAAATTTCTGATGATCCTTTCACAAGCATCTATCActttttttggccatttaaacATAGACATATTGTATAGAGGAATACTACTAAGAACAAATTTGATAAGAGTAATTCTTGCCTAAAAAGCTAGTAGATTCCCAATCCATGAAGCAAGTATTCTATGTAGTAGTTCAACAAATGACCATAAATGTTCAGACTTCACTTTTCCTTGCACCAGAATGACACCTAAGTACTTACCAGGAAAAGAAGACAACTTCATGTTCATAATGTCAGCAATTTGATTGCATCTGATCAAAGAAGTTCCTCCAACAAAGCACTTGCTTTTAATGGCACTTACTGTTTTCCCTGAAGCTTTTTGATAATCAATGAGAAGTTTTTTTAAATAAAGTAAACTAGATTTTCCTCCATTGCAAAAAATAAAGATGTCATCTGCAAAAAAGAGGTGTGAAGGATGAATACCTTTCCTGATTATCATTGGTTGTATCTTGTTTTCTTGGATGGAATGAAGAATATTTCTATTAAGAACATCAGCTGCAATCACATACAAAATTGGGGACAATGGATCTCCTTGCTTGAGACCCCTTCCAACACCAAAATACCCCACATGTTCACTATTAATCATGATAGAAATCTTTGTAGTCTTgagtaaaaccaaaatccagttGCAGAAGATAGCAGAAAAACCATATTTCCTTAAGGCCAAAATTAGATATTTCCAGCTCAAAGTATCATAGGCTTGAGAGATGTCTAATTTAAAACCAGcatttcctcctcttcttttaGTGTTCATTTCATATACAAGTTCAGAAGCAAGAAGAATTTGTTCATGTATATTTCTCCCCTTAATAAAAGCACACTGTTGAGGTGATACTATTTTATGCAACAAAGTACTCAGTCTTGTTGTAACAATCTTAGTGAGTATATTGAATAAGAAATTACTTAATCCAATGGGTCTAAATTGGTTTACTTTTTTTGCACCTCTGACTTTTGGTAATAGGACAAGAAAGTTAGAATTAACTCCAGGAGGAATAACTTGATGTTGCCAACTATATCTGATAGCCTCACATGTATCCTCTGCAATGATATCCCAAGCTATTCTATAAAATATACTTGTaaaaccatctggtccaggaGATCCATCTTGATTTAACTCAAAACTGCATTTTTAATTTCCTCCATTGAAGGAATGCTCGCTAGTAAAGAGTTTTCATCATCTGAAATGACCTGAGGTATCACATTTAATATAGTATCAGATATCTCCACAGTGTGTTCAGAGAATTTACTTGAAAAGTAGTTAATAAGCATAGAAGCAATCTCTTTTTGATCTGTCACAATAGCACCAGCATCATTCTCCAGTTCTGTAATGGAATTCGTTGCTTGTCTTAGCTTGATTGAAGTATGGAAAAAACAAGTATTAGCATCACCATATTTAATCCAATTAACTCTTGCTTTCTGGCTTAGAATAGTATGATAATTTTGTGCAACTAAATCTCTTTCACCCCTTGTAGTGATGTAATTATTCAAAAGAAGCAAATTTTGACGATCTGCATCAGAAAGAGCATTTGTTTCAAAAACCTTTTTCTCAGCTTCTTTTAATTTGACTTGAATATTTCCAAAAACTTCCCAATTCCATTTTTTAAGAATATTCTTCAAAAATTTCAGTttattcatgaaaatgaagattggATTGCCCACAAAAACTTCTTTCCAAGCATCAGTAACAAGTTGTAGGAAACTAGGATGAGAAATCCACATCTTTTGAAACTTAAATGGGCAATTTAGAGGTTTCTGAATATCTGAGTTAGTGCCCAAAAGAATGTTGTGATCAGAAATCCCTCTAGAAGTAACTTGATATTTCCAACTAGGATATTTATCTAGCCATAGAGAATTGAATAAAGCCCTGTCCAAATTACATAAAATTCTCTTTTTACCACATCTTCCATTAGACCATGAGAAATGCAGACCTGTTTTTCGAGCTTGAAAAAAGCTGATAATAATCAATCCATTCATTAAATTCTGCTACAGAGGAAGTAATAGGTCTTCCGCCTCCCTTTTTTGCATCTAAAGTAGTGATAGTATTGAAATCACCTAAAATCATCCATGGTTTATTTAAATCTCTAAAAGGAGCTAGTTCAGCCCAAAGTTCTCTTCTATTTATTGATAAGACATCAGCATGAATTCCAGTAATAAGGACATCCCCTACCTCCACAATAATACTTTGTCTTGAAAAATGTTCTGCCACTGGAGTACTTACTGAATTATTCCAAAACATCCATAAATTAGCTTTTCTACTGTCACAAGTATTGTGAATTATTTTATGGTTCATACCAGGTAACCTTATTCTGTTTGGGGAATTAGAATGAATTTTAGCTGCAGCTATAAAAACTAAAGAAGGATTAAAATTTAAGACTACAACTCTTAGTTTATCTTTGGCCTTTTGTCTCTCAAGGCCTCTGATATTCCAAAAGATCACTCTCATGTTAAGAAGAAAGGTGAGGAGTAGTGGAACTCCTCTCATTTGGCACATACCTCAAAATTTCTCTTCTAGTTTTTCTTGTAACAGGAATGATAGGCTTAGTGGTTTTTGCCtgagtttttttcttttcaacaatAAGAGGATCAGGTAAACTAGTTTTTTCAGGTGAAATATGCATCAAAATAGTAACTGGTTGTGAAACAGAACCAAAATGAAGAAGAGTTGAAGTATTCACCTCTTTTATCTCTCCATCCTCAAGAGCTTGAATAGTATGCATTCTCATCAGCCTCAGCAATGGGATTAAACTTATTAGCAGAAATAACTGGCATTTGAATTGGAGATAACATTCCAACCTGGTGAATTTCTTTAATAATACCACTTTGTTCTCCAACTTCATTTACTGAAACATGATCTTCAGGTGTTTTTGGAATTGTAGTTGAAGAAGGAATTAAGACAGAATTTGTACTAACACTAGACACAATAATATCTTCTGCGCTGTTAACAGAGTTTAGTTTAGAAGGAGTTGGAGCAATATCAAAACCAACAGGAGTAATCTTCTTTTGTTTAACTCTCCAAACATTTTTAGGCTGAACTGAAATGAAATCATCATTATGTTCCACATTCACTTCCTTCCTGCTTGATCTGCATTCTGTAACTAAATGACCAACTATCTTACAGTGATTGCAGAATTTTGGAATTCTAGGAATTTGAATTTCTTGCTCAAAAGTACGATACTTAGATTTGATTTGAATATGATTAGGGATTCGTTGAGTTAAATCTATTTCCACTAAAACACTAGCATAATACCCAACTTTCCTCTGTAAGGTTGTTTCATCAACCTTAATAGCTCTGCCAATTCTGTCACCCAATTCCATTATAATCTTTTCTTTCCGATATTCCATACGCAATCTAGGAAAATGAGCCCACACAAAAGCTGTTGTTActttttgatttgcaggtttgaaatttGGTTCCCATTCTCTTAAGCTAAGAATTTGAGATTCAACTTCCCAATAACGATTCCAAATATATTCCTTATCAATCTCATATTCAAGTTTAATAATGAAAAAACCCTTACCAATAGGAATAAAATGAGAATTACCTGTAAGCTTCCATTGATTATTCAAAGATGTGACTGTTGTTTCAAACTTTAATTTGACAAGATCCAATCTACCAATTAGACTAAACATCCATCTATATCTTCATCCGAAATGACAAGAGCAGGTAATTTTCGACTAAATGTTCATCAGAAATtgatgaaaccctaaattttttacGCAACATATTTGATTCTGAAATATTACCAGAAATATTGGTATGTTCAGACATCATAAAAGAAATAATTTAGTAAGAAATGAACACCAATCATTGATTATGATGATAGAAGATGAAGATCAATGGTGTCTTtcttgaaaaaaagaagaaaagttgaaaaAATTTGCCTGCGTCGATCGCCGATTTGCAGAGCGCCGAGTCAACCGAGTCGAGCCACCTTAGTAACGTTAATACCCCTCTATtgggtggatgaagaaatccataggctccaattaagtggcataggccccaatttagccaggatatTTTGGGTCTTTGGTTCAATTTTTTTGCCCCACCAGACAACTATTGACTTTGTCTATCCAAGAATTTTATTTTTGGGGTTTTTGCTTCTTAAAATCAAGTGGTTCTGATTGAAGTAATCACTGTCAAGATATTGGGTTTTTTTGGGCCAAGTTGTTTTCCCAAGTATTACAGTAAACCTAACTCTGTGAAAATCCATGAAAGGAAAACGAAAGATGATACCATGGAGAATTTCATCCAAAATTGTGTATATAGGTAACAGTACATGACTTCACAGTTCACATTAGATAGCACAACACATGACGTATAGAAGGAAAAAAACTTCTAAAAAATGGAGGGATAGAATTTCTGAAAAAGCAAATGCAAATCATACATGAGCATGCGTAAGCTTATCAATATATGCAATCAACATCATGCTGCTGTATCGTTCTGACTGGAATCAAATTACagtaaaaataaactaaaaaacataATCAAGAGTATTAATACTGGTTGTCTTGATGCTTTAAAACTATTTCCGTTGTTTCGGGACGGAATAATGCTTGGACTAGTATCACTGCTGCCCGTCCTTGGGAAAGGAACTCGTGATTCAGTATTGCATATTGTTGATGTATTCGTACACAAGTTTGGATTACCCGAAgttctacaacaacaacaaaatcgcATACTCAATAAAACTTAGAGGTATATAACATGAATCAATTTGAACAAAAAACAAAGTTAATAAACTTACTCCAACTTCAAATTGTCGTTGTTTAATAGTGACGAAGGTATTGTTCCGGAAAAATTATTATCTGCCAGGTTTCTGCAAGAATccaaaataataatttaaaaatttAATATTTATCAATGGTTGACTGTGTGGTACAAAGAAAGTTGCAGAACATTTGAACTCACAATGCTGTGAGTTTAGGAAATGTGGCAAGAAATCCAGGAATTCCTTGCATCAAACTGTTGTTGCGCAAATTTCTGCCATATGTATGCAAAAGAAAATTAAGTAAGTCTGTATCGAAGTTAGA
This is a stretch of genomic DNA from Papaver somniferum cultivar HN1 chromosome 1, ASM357369v1, whole genome shotgun sequence. It encodes these proteins:
- the LOC113271914 gene encoding uncharacterized protein LOC113271914: MHISPEKTSLPDPLIVEKKKTQAKTTKPIIPVTRKTRREILRGLERQKAKDKLRVVVLNFNPSLVFIAAAKIHSNSPNRIRLPGMNHKIIHNTCDSRKANLWMFWNNSVSTPVAEHFSRQSIIVEVGDVLITGIHADVLSINRRELWAELAPFRDLNKPWMILGDFNTITTLDAKKGGGRPITSSVAEFNEWIDYYQLFSSSKNRALFNSLWLDKYPSWKYQVTSRGISDHNILLGTNSDIQKPLNCPFKFQKMWISHPSFLQLVTDAWKEVFVGNPIFIFMNKLKFLKNILKKWNWEVFGNIQVKLKEAEKKVFETNALSDADRQNLLLLNNYITTRGERDLVAQNYHTILSQKARVNWIKYGDANTCFFHTSIKLRQATNSITELENDAGAIVTDQKEIASMLINYFSSKFSEHTVEISDTILNVIPQVISDDENSLLASIPSMEEIKNAVLS
- the LOC113271921 gene encoding uncharacterized protein LOC113271921, with product MFSLIGRLDLVKLKFETTVTSLNNQWKLTGNSHFIPIGKGFFIIKLEYEIDKEYIWNRYWEVESQILSLREWEPNFKPANQKVTTAFVWAHFPRLRMEYRKEKIIMELGDRIGRAIKVDETTLQRKVGYYASVLVEIDLTQRIPNHIQIKSKYRTFEQEIQIPRIPKFCNHCKIVGHLVTECRSSRKEVNVEHNDDFISVQPKNVWRVKQKKITPVGFDIAPTPSKLNSVNSAEDIIVSSVSTNSVLIPSSTTIPKTPEDHVSVNEVGEQSGIIKEIHQVGMLSPIQMPVISANKFNPIAEADENAYYSSS